The DNA region GCTGTGAGGGCACGAAATAGCAGGAGAAACTCCGTCTAAATGTTCCGCTTCTTCAGTTTTCCGATGATCGAGCTCGGGACGTGTTGTGAGGGCACGAAATAGCAGGAGAAACTCCGTCTAAATGTTCCGCATCTCCAGTTTTTCGATGATCGAGCTCGGGACGTGTTGTGAGGGCACGGAATAGCAGGAGAAACTCCGCCTAAATGTTCCGCTTCTTCAGTTCTTCGATGATCGAGCTTGGAACATGGTGTGAGGAAACGGAATACCAGGAGAAACTCCGCCTAAAAGTTTGCCATCCTATATCTGCAATCTAATTAATTACAATCCGACGTGGCTTTTTCTCGCGACAGTCTACCAGAGTAGATTATAATAGACGCTAGATTAGATTTAAAGGAGACCGACATGAAAAAATTACTTTCACTCTCTATGACGTTAGCATTACTCACCTCTTTTGCAATGTCCCCTTCCGTCCAAGTCCAAGCTGAATCGTCCCAACAACCGACACCAATCAAGGTGGCTATTAACGGAAATCAACTCGAACTTGAAAATGATCCTGTCGTGATCAATGGCCAAGCGATGGTTCCGGTTCGCGCGATTTTTGAAAAGTTGGGCGCGCAGGTGAGCTGGGATGACGCGGCAAAGACGATTACCGCCGTAAAGGGAATGGATCAGATCCGAATGACTCAGCAAGAGAGGAGCGCTTCCAAAAATAACATCAACGTGATCCTTGAAGCCCCTCCCGTTAATCTCAATGGCCGCGTATTTGCGCCTGTTCGATTTCTCTCAGTCGCTTTCGGAGCAACAGTGGTTTGGGATGATGCGAATCGGACAGTCACCATCGAAACGAAAGAAAAAACACCGATCCCTGATGATCCACAATCCCAAGAAATCGCGGGCTTAGCGGATATTTGGGCAACGGCCTTGCAAACGAGGGATGGCAAACCGCGCTATGAAATGATGTCAGCAAAAGCGAAAGAGAAATTTGAACTAGAACAGATCGCTCGAGGCGGGGAAGACTGGAATTTCAACATTGGCGTTTCTAGTCCTTGGGTCGTAGAGTTTGATATCGCAATCGAAGGGATGACGGCAGAAATCACTTATCTGACGCAAACGAGCAATCCCGCATTTTACGAAACGAAAGAAAAAGTTATCTTTACTGAAGACAACGGCAGATTCGTCGTCGATGATTACCAGACCATTTTAGAAGACGCACTAATTGAATAAAACTAGCGTCGCCGCCTGATTAGGCGGTTTTTTCTTTCTTTTGAGCGAAGCGCCAGCCAGTGTGAACCCCATGTACTTAAGGACTGGCTTAAATTATAATTGAATGTGATGAGCAGGGATGGGCAAAAGGGGGCGCAAAACGGTGGATGATTTACGCGAGAGCATCAAAAAGTTAACCGATGGCGAGGCGAGAACGCTGCTTTTAAACTTGATGTATCGTCTCCGTCACGGAAAGGAAGCGACAGGAATAGAGCAGGCAGAATTGCTGCGAGACTTGTTTTCTCTATTCGATGAAATCATTCGCTATGTTAACAATGTAGATCATGTTGAAACCAATTATACCGCTGTCCATCTCGTATGCGGAGAAGCAGCCGCTGGATCGATGAAGGTTGGACTCGGTCGCGCGAATCAGGTCATCGGCTATCCTGACTTTTTACAGATGGGACCGATTGAACAATTGCATACAGAAGCAGGGCGGGTCAACCGATTCGAATGGCTACTGGATCATTTGAGCGATCCTGACGATTACTTTCAAGAGGAATATAGAAAAAAAGTGGCGGAGACGCTTTCCCAAATACAGGCGATCCCCAGTCATGCGCCAATCATACTATGGACAGCCGAAGACGCGAATGAACAAACAGGACTGCGTTTTTTGTTGTATTTATTAAGAGACAAAACGAACGAGATCTTCCTTATCAACGCAACGAAAGCCTATCAGGAATTATATAACACAGATGAAATTCAGCATTTTGTCCAAACAGACGGAATTGAACCGGAAAAATTAGCTGAGATCTATCAGACGAAACGAGGAGAGAGCCCGCTTACAGAGCAACAAAGAAGAGCGCTTGAACATGAGTGGTTGGTCTTGTCAAATTCAAAAGGGGTCGCGCGGGTATGGGAAGATGATCAAATTGCGGAAGTGGATGAAGTTTACTTCGACGAAGTGATCAAAAACGCGGTGAGTAGATTACATGCCGAGCAACCACAATCAGATTTTATCAAAGCGGCTCGCGTGATTGGTGAAGTGATCGGCCATATAGAGCAACAAATCGGGGACTCCTTTTTGGAATATCGATTAAGAGTGTTGGTTTATCAGGGAACGCTTGAAATAAAAGGAGTCCCGAAGACGATGGGGGCATACCGTGTTCGCTTGAAGGAGGAATGCGGCGCATGACAACTTCAATGTATGATAAAATAGAAGAATTTCTAGTTCAAAAGTTAAATCCGGATTACATCATTGTATTTGGTTCTTACGCTAAAGGCTTTGCGCATCAGGAAAGTGATATCGATCTCGCTTTTTATACGAGAGATCAGACTCCGAATGCTTATGACTTGTTTCTGGTTGCGCAAGAACTAGCTGATTTGCTACAGGTCGAGGTTGATTTAATTAACATAGCGAACGCCTCCACCGTTTTTAAAGCGCAAATCTTTTCAACTGGCTCGCTCATTTATGCTAGAGATGAAGCGCTCTATTTAAATCACCGTATGACGGCCTTGAGCATGTACGTAAAACTGAATGAAGATCGCGCAGTCGTATTAAGGGAAATTAAAAAAGGAGGATCAATTTATGATGAATGATGTAATATTAAATAAAGTCAGTGTGATTGAACGTTGTATCCAACGGATCAAGCAGGTTTACGAGAATAATCCTTTCAATCTTCAAGATTTCACGAAGCAAGATTCGATTGTCCTCAACATTCAACGCGCTTGTGAAGCCACGATCGATATCGCTATGCACATCGTCTCTGAAAAACGGCTTGGTTTACCGCAAACGAGTAGAGACGCATTTGATATGCTACAGTCTCATTCCATCATAGATGAAGAAATGGCGAAACGATTGAAAGCAATGGTCGGCTTTCGAAACATTGCTTTCCATGACTGCCAAACGATCAATCTTGAAATTTTAAAACAGATTGTTCAAAAACATTTGACCGATTTTACCGATTATACGAAACAAATTTTGAAAAGTTAAATCTTATAGATAGATTAGGGAGGGAGAAACAAACGTGGTCTTTTTAAAACGGACAATCCTAGCGG from Ammoniphilus oxalaticus includes:
- a CDS encoding stalk domain-containing protein; amino-acid sequence: MKKLLSLSMTLALLTSFAMSPSVQVQAESSQQPTPIKVAINGNQLELENDPVVINGQAMVPVRAIFEKLGAQVSWDDAAKTITAVKGMDQIRMTQQERSASKNNINVILEAPPVNLNGRVFAPVRFLSVAFGATVVWDDANRTVTIETKEKTPIPDDPQSQEIAGLADIWATALQTRDGKPRYEMMSAKAKEKFELEQIARGGEDWNFNIGVSSPWVVEFDIAIEGMTAEITYLTQTSNPAFYETKEKVIFTEDNGRFVVDDYQTILEDALIE
- a CDS encoding DUF1835 domain-containing protein gives rise to the protein MDDLRESIKKLTDGEARTLLLNLMYRLRHGKEATGIEQAELLRDLFSLFDEIIRYVNNVDHVETNYTAVHLVCGEAAAGSMKVGLGRANQVIGYPDFLQMGPIEQLHTEAGRVNRFEWLLDHLSDPDDYFQEEYRKKVAETLSQIQAIPSHAPIILWTAEDANEQTGLRFLLYLLRDKTNEIFLINATKAYQELYNTDEIQHFVQTDGIEPEKLAEIYQTKRGESPLTEQQRRALEHEWLVLSNSKGVARVWEDDQIAEVDEVYFDEVIKNAVSRLHAEQPQSDFIKAARVIGEVIGHIEQQIGDSFLEYRLRVLVYQGTLEIKGVPKTMGAYRVRLKEECGA
- the mntA gene encoding type VII toxin-antitoxin system MntA family adenylyltransferase antitoxin gives rise to the protein MTTSMYDKIEEFLVQKLNPDYIIVFGSYAKGFAHQESDIDLAFYTRDQTPNAYDLFLVAQELADLLQVEVDLINIANASTVFKAQIFSTGSLIYARDEALYLNHRMTALSMYVKLNEDRAVVLREIKKGGSIYDE
- the hepT gene encoding type VII toxin-antitoxin system HepT family RNase toxin, whose translation is MMNDVILNKVSVIERCIQRIKQVYENNPFNLQDFTKQDSIVLNIQRACEATIDIAMHIVSEKRLGLPQTSRDAFDMLQSHSIIDEEMAKRLKAMVGFRNIAFHDCQTINLEILKQIVQKHLTDFTDYTKQILKS